One genomic segment of Nonomuraea coxensis DSM 45129 includes these proteins:
- a CDS encoding MFS transporter, with amino-acid sequence MRMFGFSLAYFLVMLDTTVLTVALPGLRDSLGGSPAGQQWAVNAYTVAFAAALLTGGSVADRYGAARVFKLGVAAFGGLSLLCAAAPHLDVLIAARALLGVAAALCTGGSFGLLAEMYSEPAARARATGVWAALTGTALAAGPLLGGLLVDLYGWRAVFLVNLPLAAVSLLAVRPVTSPRGVRGIDWRVQALAGAFLGLLAEAVIDASPVAGALAVAALAALVAAERRSPDPALPGGLLAATWPELLAGVVANFAFSGALFVLTLMFQDVRHLTPMAAGLAFLPLTLPMAVNPLLTGRLVARHGPRPPILAGLALVAAGLGGLALTEAVAPWLVVTGLGLSFVLPALMAGMAGRAPAGTVGTAGGVLNAFRQAGATLGVAVMGVIGRPLLAAAVLTALTCACYGLAAARARRVRVS; translated from the coding sequence ATGCGTATGTTCGGCTTCTCCCTCGCGTACTTCCTGGTGATGCTCGACACCACGGTGCTCACCGTCGCCCTGCCCGGCCTGCGGGACTCGCTCGGCGGCTCGCCGGCCGGCCAGCAGTGGGCCGTGAACGCGTACACCGTCGCCTTCGCCGCCGCCCTCCTCACCGGTGGCTCCGTGGCCGACAGGTACGGCGCGGCCCGCGTGTTCAAGCTCGGCGTGGCCGCGTTCGGCGGGCTCTCGCTGCTGTGCGCCGCGGCGCCGCACCTCGATGTGCTGATCGCGGCGCGGGCGCTGCTCGGCGTGGCCGCCGCGCTCTGCACGGGCGGCTCGTTCGGGCTGCTGGCCGAGATGTACTCCGAGCCCGCCGCCCGCGCCCGCGCGACCGGCGTGTGGGCCGCGCTCACCGGCACCGCACTGGCCGCCGGGCCGCTGCTCGGCGGCCTGCTCGTGGACCTGTACGGCTGGCGCGCCGTCTTCCTCGTCAACCTGCCGCTCGCCGCCGTCAGCCTGCTGGCCGTCCGCCCGGTGACCTCCCCGCGCGGCGTACGCGGCATCGACTGGCGGGTGCAGGCCCTGGCGGGCGCGTTCCTGGGGCTGCTGGCCGAGGCCGTGATCGACGCCTCGCCCGTCGCGGGCGCCCTCGCGGTGGCCGCGCTCGCGGCGCTCGTGGCCGCCGAACGCCGCAGCCCCGACCCGGCCCTGCCCGGCGGCCTGCTCGCCGCCACCTGGCCCGAGCTGCTGGCGGGCGTGGTCGCGAACTTCGCCTTCTCCGGGGCACTGTTCGTCCTCACCCTGATGTTCCAGGACGTCCGCCACCTCACCCCCATGGCGGCCGGGCTGGCCTTCCTGCCACTCACGCTCCCCATGGCCGTGAACCCGCTGCTCACCGGCCGCCTCGTCGCCCGCCACGGGCCGCGCCCGCCCATCCTCGCCGGCCTCGCCCTCGTCGCGGCCGGGCTGGGCGGGCTGGCCCTGACCGAGGCCGTCGCGCCGTGGCTGGTGGTGACGGGCCTCGGACTGTCGTTCGTGCTGCCCGCGCTCATGGCGGGGATGGCCGGCCGGGCCCCGGCGGGCACGGTGGGCACGGCGGGCGGCGTGCTCAACGCCTTCCGCCAGGCCGGGGCCACGCTCGGCGTCGCCGTCATGGGCGTGATCGGCCGTCCGCTGCTGGCCGCCGCCGTCCTCACCGCACTCACCTGCGCCTGCTACGGCCTGGCTGCCGCCCGCGCCCGGCGGGTCCGGGTATCGTGA